In the Candidatus Hydrogenedentota bacterium genome, AGCAGGTAGCGCCCGTACTGGAGGTAAAGCGCGTCCAGCCAGGGGTCGGCCTTGCCCGCCTTCACCGCCGTAAGCCGGTCGGGTATCGTCGCGCCGGGCGTGGGGTCCGCGCCCAGATTCAGGTCCACGCGGCGGAAAAGGGACTGGTGGTCCGCCACATGGCGCGCGCGCAGTTCATCATAGGGGAGCAACCGCGCCGCCTCCAGCGTGTCCCGGCATTGCCGGACCGGGTCGCCGCCCCGGTAATCCGTGGCGCCCGTCAGCAGCAGCGTGACCGCGTCGGCCTTTTTCACGGACAGCCGCGCGCCGTCGGCCTTCAGCGTGCCGCCCTCGTTCAGCACCAGCAGACGCGCCGCAAAGGCCATGCCCTGGCCCCGCCACACCCGCCCCGCAAACGCCAGCGCATTGCCGTCCACCACCGCCGCCTCCAAGCGCTCGTCGGGCTCCTCGCTGTCAGGGAAGGGGGCGATGCGCGAGTTGTTCTTCCAGCGGCGGGAACTGTTGCGCGGGTCGCGCTCCAGCCCCACATTGAAGGAAATGGCGCCGGGCCGGTCCGCCGTCAGACGGATGACCAGCGTCTGGTCCGGATGGCTGGAGAACATCTCCCGCATGAATCGGGTCCGGTCCGCCCGGTATTCCACCCGCGCCACCGACGTGTCCAGGTCCAGCGTGCGGCGGTAGTCTTTGAACTTTTCCGCGCCGTCGAAGGTGAAACGCAGGTCGCCCAGGGTCTGGTAGGAGCCGAATGCCACGTCCGCGCCGTTCCCCTGTCCCGAACCGGGCCCTTTGCAGACCATGCCCTGTATGGTGAGTCTCTCCGCCTCCTCGACTTTTCCCTCGAAAAGCAGGCGGCGCACCTCGGGCAGCTTCTCCAGCGCCTCCGGGTTGTCCGCGTCCTGCGGGCCGCCCGACCACAAGGAGTCCTCGTTGAGCTGGATGCGCTCCTCCCCCGCGCCGCCGAAGACCATCGCGCCCAGGCGGCCGTTGCCCAGGGGCAGCGCCTCGACCCAGACCTCCGCCGGACGGTCATACAGCATGGTCATGGCGGCAGACTCCTCCGTGTTCAGGGCATCCCCGGCACCCAGCCCGGCCAACTGGACCATAACCGGCAACAGCGCATATAGCATGGCTTTCTCCTCTTGACGGGATTCAATGACCGTTGCCCTTTATCATGGCGTTCCCGGCCCCCCTGTGCAAACTTTCACAATCTGTGGAGTGGAGAAACTCCCTCCCTGCCCAAAACCGGATAAAAATGCTAAACTGCCGTGCGGCAAACACTCAAGGAGGACACGCCATGCTGGACTGTCTGATGAGCGAAGCGGAACGGCGGCTGCGGGACGAGGCGCGCGCTTTTGTGCGTGAGGATGTGGACACGGCGCTGCTGCGGGCGATGGACGCGGACGAGGTGCGCTATCCGAGGGAGTTCATCGAGGCAGCGGCGGCGCGGAACCTGCTCGGTCTGCGCTTTCCAACAGCGTATGGCGGGCGCGGCCTGCCCTGGACCGCCGAGGTCGCCGTGCTGGAGGAGGTGGGCGTGCTGGGCACTTCCCTGGGATGCCTCTACTCGCTGGTGAGCATTGTGGGCGAGGCCCTCAACAAGTTCGGCTCGGAATACTTGAAGGAGAAGTACCTGCGCCCGACCATCGCGGGGAAACTCACCGCGGCGGAGGCGCTGACGGAGCCGCGCGGCGGCAGCGACTTTTTCGGCACAACAACCACGGCCCGGCGCGAGGGGGACCATTACATCCTGAACGGCCAGAAGCGCTTCGTGGTGGGGGCGGAGGGCGCCGACTATTTCATGGTCTACGCGCGGACGGGCCCGCCGGAGGCGACGCCCCACGAGTCCATCAGCGCGTTCATTGTGGAGCGGGGGCCCGGGGTCGAAGTGAAACATGTGTACGGCCTGATGGGCACGCGCGGCGGCGGCACGGGACGGCTGCTCTTCAAGGACTGCCGCGTGCCCGCGGAGAACCTGCTCGGCGGGGAGAACATGGGGGGGCTCATCTTCTACCAGATGATGATTCCCGAGCGGATGACCAGCGCGGCGGGCGCGGTGGGCATGGGCCGCGCCGCAATGGAGGTGGCCGCGCGCTACAGCACGCGCCGCAGGGCCTTCGGCGAGGTCATCCAGAATTTCCAGGCGGTGAACGCCAAAGTGGCGGACATGGTCACCCTGCTGGATGTCTCGCGCGGGCTGATCCACATCGCCGCCCGGTCCGTGGACGCCGGGGAGCCGTCGGGACGGTCCCGGCGCTATGTCTCCGAGGCAAAGAAGACCGCCACGGAAAACGCGTGGAAGGTGGTGAATCATGCCATGCAGATCATGGGCGGCATCGGCTACACCAATATTTTTCCCGTGGAAAAGATGCTGCGGGATGTGCGCCTGATCATGATCTGGACCGGCACAAACGAGATCATGGACCTCATCATCCAGCACGAGTTTTACAAGGAGATGGCCCAGGAGGCCAACCCCGCGCGGAACATCGAGCGGGACGCCCCCGAGGCGGACCGGGAGGAGGAAAAGGTCTACGAGTGACGCGCCTCAGCGCGCCGCCGCGGTTTGGACGGATGCCTGGCCCGACACGGCGCCAACCATGCGCCGCATCAGGTCGGTGAAGAACGCCTCCATGTGCGGGCCCGCCCAGGACAACTGGCCGGTCTCATAGGCGATGCCGCCCTTGCTGTCCCGGAGCTCGCCGTAGTAGCGGTCTGGCGAAATGTAGCCGATGTACTCGCCCGAGAATCCGGACACCCACAGATCAATCCCCCTGCCGCCGGCCCATTTGCGCCAATCGGCGGCAATTTCACCGCTGAAGTCGCCGGGGGCGTTCACAAAGACCGCATCGCCCACCCGGACGGCGCTCATCCATCCATTGGTGCGTATGCCGGTGATGAGCCGCGACAACGGGGACAGGCGCCATTTCTCGCTCCACAGCCGCATTTGGAGCGGCGGGAGATCAACCGGCACACTGACACAGGCGACATCCGCGTCCGCCGCCAACACCGCATCCCGCGAATCCTCAAGAACAAGAGCGGCAAGGGCGTTCCCCAGGGTCTCGCATTTTCCATAATCCGTCGGGGCGTCCGGCGCGTCCGGACTCATGCTGCCCACCGCGCCGCCCAGAAACACGGCCGTCGCGCCGGTGGCCCCCTCTATCGCCCGCTGGAGGAATCCCGGGTACTCGCCGGAAACATCCAGGTTGTCGTCGTCGAGAAGGGTCGGATGCGCGGAAAACCGGGTGATGTAGCACCGTTCCCCGTTCTCTTTCTCGATGACCATCCAGTTCAGGGCCGGGTCCACTCCGGCATTCCGGGTGCGGTTGTGGATGTGCTGGGGCGCGTCCACCGCTCCGTGGGCGAATTTGGCGGGCGCCATCGAGCGGTAGGCGTCCAGGACTGCGGCGGTGAAGGCTTTCGCCAGGAAAGGGGGGATCTTTGGGTCGTATTGGCCAAACGAAATCGCCGCGATGAGGCCCGGCATGAACGCCCCGACGCTGTCGTGGGTGTGGCTGGCCGTGAAAAACAGGTTCCCCGCGCCGAGCGGGATCTCTTTGGCCACCGCCTCGCGGACGGCGTCCGCCACATTGGGCGGAATGAGCAGCATGTCCGCCCCGACCACCACGGCCGTGTCCTTGCCGTCGCTGAAGGCCACCGCCTTGACATGCACGTCATCAAGCACGCCGTTGGCCTGTTTGCCCGCCCGCGCGCTGTATCCCGCCAGGGGGGTGCCGGGGGGCGGCGTGATTTTGGCAACGCCCCAGCCGACCTTGAGCGGGCCGGGGGTGTCGGTGACGTTGCAAAGTTTCGCCGCGCTTTCGATGCGGGCCACGCTGTTGTTGAAATAGCGCGTGCCCTCATAACCCGACGTGTACACCGGCCACGGGCCGATGAACAGCACAACCGCGCCGGCCAGCAGGAGCGTGAACACCGCAAACCCCGCCAGAATCTTTTTCAACAGCCGCATGATGGGCACTCCCTGCGCCGTTTCGCGCCAGTCATTCACCCGGAATGAAACCCTGCGACAACGAAGCGGCGGCGGACAGCCGTCACGGACAAACTTGTCAGCCTGTCCGAAGGCATATCCCACCGCCGTTCCCGTCTTTCCGCAGGGCGCATTTTACTCCCCCGGCCGCGCCCGCTCAACCATTTTTTTTGTCCGGGCGCTCAGCCGCGCCGGCCGCCCCGCATGGCCGTCTCAGACTTCCATTTCGTCAACTGCTCCGCCGACAGAATTTTGGCCAATTCCGCGTCCAGCTTCTCGCGGAGTTTCTCGCCCTGCTCGCGCATGGCCTGAAAATCGCCGGAGCCACCGGCCGCACGAAGGGCCTTCCCGGACTCCTCGACATGGTTCATCACCAGCTTCATCGCCTCGGCCTTCGGCTTCTCCTCCAGGTTCATGCCGTCGAGGGTCAGGACCATCCTGTCCCAGCGCCGGTTGAACGTGCCCAGGGTGGCGGCCACTTTGGCCGTTTCATCGGCGCCGAGGAACTCCTTCACGGCGGCCTCAAACTTGGCGGACTCCGCCTCGGTCACCTCGCGCATCACCTGGTAGTCCGGGCGCTCTCCGGGGGTCTGTTTCGCGCGCAGAGCGGCGCTGTGGCTTTCACGGGCCGCCTTGTAAGCCGCCACCAGTTTGGCCGACTTCTCGGCGGGCAGGGACAGGCTGGCCGCCACGGTTTCCGCCTCAAGGGTCTGGGCCTTGGCCATCAGTTCCGGGGACGGGCCGTCGCCGCGGCCGGCCGGCTGCGCAGACACACCGGCGCAGACACTCAACAGGGCAACTGCAAGGGCGAGGGCAAGAATGCTTTTCGGGGTGGACATGAACAATCCCTCCATGGGTTGGGGACGCGCCGGGGCCAACCCGGCCTGCGGCGCCGCTATGGTTCCATTCAGGCTGAAACGTCCGCGCGCGCCCGGCGGGATGACGCCAGAGCGCGAACAAACAACCAGTCTGGCATATATGCCCCAAAAACACAACCACACAGTACCGCAGGCATCCCGCCTGAATCGGCGTGACAATAAGCGCCCCGGTAAGATTTACAAATGGCTTGACACGCCCACCCGCCAGTACCGCAGACGTCCCGCCTGCATCCCCCCCCCCCATACCGCAGACGTCCCGCCTG is a window encoding:
- a CDS encoding acyl-CoA/acyl-ACP dehydrogenase — protein: MLDCLMSEAERRLRDEARAFVREDVDTALLRAMDADEVRYPREFIEAAAARNLLGLRFPTAYGGRGLPWTAEVAVLEEVGVLGTSLGCLYSLVSIVGEALNKFGSEYLKEKYLRPTIAGKLTAAEALTEPRGGSDFFGTTTTARREGDHYILNGQKRFVVGAEGADYFMVYARTGPPEATPHESISAFIVERGPGVEVKHVYGLMGTRGGGTGRLLFKDCRVPAENLLGGENMGGLIFYQMMIPERMTSAAGAVGMGRAAMEVAARYSTRRRAFGEVIQNFQAVNAKVADMVTLLDVSRGLIHIAARSVDAGEPSGRSRRYVSEAKKTATENAWKVVNHAMQIMGGIGYTNIFPVEKMLRDVRLIMIWTGTNEIMDLIIQHEFYKEMAQEANPARNIERDAPEADREEEKVYE
- a CDS encoding neutral/alkaline non-lysosomal ceramidase N-terminal domain-containing protein, translated to MRLLKKILAGFAVFTLLLAGAVVLFIGPWPVYTSGYEGTRYFNNSVARIESAAKLCNVTDTPGPLKVGWGVAKITPPPGTPLAGYSARAGKQANGVLDDVHVKAVAFSDGKDTAVVVGADMLLIPPNVADAVREAVAKEIPLGAGNLFFTASHTHDSVGAFMPGLIAAISFGQYDPKIPPFLAKAFTAAVLDAYRSMAPAKFAHGAVDAPQHIHNRTRNAGVDPALNWMVIEKENGERCYITRFSAHPTLLDDDNLDVSGEYPGFLQRAIEGATGATAVFLGGAVGSMSPDAPDAPTDYGKCETLGNALAALVLEDSRDAVLAADADVACVSVPVDLPPLQMRLWSEKWRLSPLSRLITGIRTNGWMSAVRVGDAVFVNAPGDFSGEIAADWRKWAGGRGIDLWVSGFSGEYIGYISPDRYYGELRDSKGGIAYETGQLSWAGPHMEAFFTDLMRRMVGAVSGQASVQTAAAR